From the genome of Medicago truncatula cultivar Jemalong A17 chromosome 2, MtrunA17r5.0-ANR, whole genome shotgun sequence:
gattaatcatataatgacggagACGCTTGGCAGCCCAggctaaagcacaacaagttttctcaagtacagaatatcgggactcacaatcagtgaacttcttactcaaatagtagatagcatgctctttctttccggtttcatcttgttgacccaaCACACAGCCCATGGAATCTTCCAGTACTGTTaagtacatgatcaaaggtcttCCGTCAACTGGAGGAACCAGAATTGGAGGTTCTAACAGATATTCTTTGATTTGGTCAAAAGCCCTCTGACAATCAACATTCCACTTCACCCCTTGATCCTTGCGGAGTAACTTGAAAATTGGTCCACATGTGGCAGTCATGTGAGAGATAAATCTGGAGATATAATTCAGTCTACCAagaaaacctctgacttgcttctctgtctttgGAACAGGCATTTCTCTGATGGCTCTGACCTTGTCGGGATCAACTTCAATACCCTTTTGACTGACGATAAAGCCTAGGAGTTTACCAGATCTGACACCGaaagtacatttgttaggattcaaccggagcttgtactttctcaaccgctgaaacatcttcaacaaatactcaacatgttcttcttctgtGCCAGActtaacaatcatatcatctacgtagacctcaatttctttgtgaatcatatcATGAAAGATTTTGGTCATGCCCCTTTGGTAagtggcaccagcatttatcaaaccaaatggCATCACCACATAGCAGAAAGCACCCCAGGGCGTgatgaaagacgtcttttctctatcctcaGGAGCCATCCTGATCTGATTGtagccggagaaaccgtccatgaaggagaaaacCTTGCACTTAGCGGTGTTATCAACCAATACATCAATGTGAGGTAAAGGGAAATTATCCTTCGGACTAGCCTTGTTCAAGTCCCGataatcaacacacattctgactttgccatctttctttggaacaggcactaTGTTGGCCAACCATTGAGGATACTCTGATGTGACTAGGAAAcctgcatcaatctgctttcgcacttcctctttgatcttgagggccatatcgggatgagatcttctcaatttctgctttACTGGAGGACACTCAGACTTCAAAGGCAGTCTGTGTTCCACAACATCAGGATCTAGACCCGGCATGTCCTTGTATGACCATGCAAATATCTCATTATACTCTCTGAGAAGCTCAATTATCCTCTTCTTGACAGATACCTCTAACAATGCCCCAATCTTGATCTCTTTTTTATCTTCCTCAGTACCCAGATTGATGATTTCTATCTCTTCTTGATGAGGTTGAAttgtctttctttcttgttcCAACATCCATCTGATCTCATCAGGAATCTCCTCATCCTCCTCTACTATAGCCTCGTAAACCGGAACCTCAAAGTTGGGAGGAAGCATggggttactgtgttcaacgggctCGCTTATGTTCAGTCTgcacatgattcatgattgattttagtGAGTAAATGCAAacctttaattttgaaatttaaaagaaaaagagaacaatttttttgatttttctattaccattttttccagaaaatgcaaagaataaataaaaataaaggctGTGACAGAAACGGCgattttcattcataataaaagTACTGTAAGCAAAGACAAAGCCCTACATTATTTCACTTTCGTCTTGGGTAGAACGaaaggagttttcttaaaagtaaaagaaacaaaagacaatACAAACATATTACTTAGATCGGGTATCACAGAAGGAATGTCCACAACAATCTAGTTGCAGCATGCTCCTCCAGGTGTTACAAAGACAGGTGCCACTCCTCCAGGCGCATCATCGGTAATTGCATTGATCTCTGGCGAATCGTGGATGAATCCAGCACTGCGGAAAGAGCCTCCGGTAGGGTCAAACATCCCAGACCTACTGTTAAGAAAACCAATCCCTTCCTTGCACTTGTTCTCTGGTAACTCCACTAGCTGACCCCAACCTTCAGTTTTACCTTCCTGGATTACCCTCTGGGCGTCCTTCAACGAAGCCATACAAGTATCAATCTTACCTACACTTCCTTCAACAGAGAAACCTTGGAATGATGACCCATCTGAACTACTACCACCAATAACAGAGAAAGCAGACAAATTGCTGATCAAAAAGGCTGACTCGCCACTCACAGTGATGAGCTTTCCATGGCTTACAAATTTTAGCTTCTGGTGGAGAGTGGATGTCACTGCCCCAGCGTCATGAATCCATGGTCTGCCAAGCAAACAGCTGAAAGAAGCCTGGATCTCCATGACTTGAAAAGTAACCTGAAACTCATGTGGGCCGACTGAGATGGGCAAATCTATCTCACCATATACTGATCTTCTGGTCCCATCAAATGCCCTCACCGTCACCTTACTGGGCCTCAAGAGAGCCTCGGAATATGTCAATTGGTCAAGGGTTGATTTGGGCATTACATTAAGAGCAGAGCCGGTGTCTATCAGAACATTGGATAAGGAGTCTGTTCTGCAAAGTACAGAGATGAGTAACGCCTAATTGTGCTTCTTCCCCTCCGCTGGGAggtcttcatcactgaaactcAGACTGTTACATGCGGTCACATTCCCCACAATACTTTCAAACTGGCACAAAGTCACATCATAATTCACAAAAGCCTGGTCTAGTACTTTCTTCAGGGCATCTCGATGAGCACCAGAGCTTGATAACAGAGACATAATGGAAATCTTTGCAGGGGTTTGTAACAACTGGTCCACAACCCTGTATTCGCTCCTCTTGATCAGCTTTAAGATTTCATCAGCATCCTCATAGTCAACCTCTTTGGGATGCCCTCCAACTCTACCTTTACCTGTGTTCCGCTCCTTTACTGTTTCTTCCACCGGAATACTAGTGTTTTTCTGAACCACAGCAGGAAGAACGCGGCCGCTTCTCAAAATCTGACTACTCTCAGCAATATTGTCCACAACAGAGGATGAGGTCGTTTCACTTCTGGGTTCTAGAATTGTGCCTTCATATTTGTAAGGTATGGCTTTCTGAGAGGAAAGAGGTACAGGCCTAGGGACACAGATTACCAGAGGAGTGCCAGCGGGCTTTGCACTGTTAGGGTTTATCACAAGCGGCCTCCTAGCTCTGAATATTGGGGTGACAACACAAACACTTTTGCTCTTGATTTCCTTTGTAACCACAAGTTCCTTTTTATCTAGGAGACCTTGCACATCATTTTGTACTTGCATGCAACCACGAGAATCCACCGAACACACCTCACAAGCCTCGTGATCATGACTGAAGAGAGCTACTTCACACATTTTCACATGTATCGGTACCAAAGGAGTCTTGATGTCACATGCGTAGAGAATGCAAGCATCTTCCTGACAATCGTGAATCATATTAACAACCGGCCCATGGAGAGGCAGAGGATTGTTCTGGGCAACATGATCAGGGTCGGCGAAAGTTAACTCTTTGCTATTGAGCAGTTTTTGGACCTCTTTCTTGAGGGCATAACAACGTTCCACATCGTGACCTGCTGCCCCTTGATGATAAACACAATGAAGTTCAGGACGGTACCAGCGTGGGAGAGGATCTGGAATACGAGGGGGTTGTAGTGTGTGAACCAGGTTTTGCGCGAGCAAGGAAGGCAGTAATGCTCCATAAGTCATTGGTATGGGatcaaattgttgtttttgattcTGCTGATTGTAGGGAGCTTGAGGACGgggttgttgttgtggtggGTATTGTGGCctttgttggtatggttgttgggGGTAATATGGTTGTTGAGGGAATTGTTGTGGGTTGTATGGTAGTTGATATAGTGGTGGATAGTATGGTGAAGGTCCTTGAGGTCTTGGTGGTTGATAATTTGGGTTCTGGGGAGCGGTCATTTGTGGGGTAATGTTAGCAACATAAGGATGATTAGGGTACACAGGCTGAGATCCGCCATGGGCCACCATGCCAACTTCTTGAGCATTCCTTTTTGAGTAACCATTACCAAACTTCTTGTTACCATTAGCCGAACTTCCTGCAGAACCACCTGAAGAACCAGCTCCCTTACGAGCCCAATCCTCAATACGTATCCCCGTCTCTACCAGGTCGGTGAATTTCTGTGATGCACAAACAATCATTTTCTCTGAATAGCAAGGGCTCAGAGTCTCAAAGAACATCTCGGATAATTCCCTTTCATCCAAGGGCGGACGAATCTGGGAGGCCTTCTGGATGAAGCGTTGTGCATACTCTTTGAATGATTCTTTGTCCTTCTAGGTCAAGGACTGCAACTCTTTGCAACTAGGCGCCAGATACGTGTTGTATTTGTATTGTTGCATGAAAGCGTCAGCCAATTGTTCAAACGTAGTAATGCCTTTCAATCCCATAAACCAAGTATGTGCAGGACCGGTCAAACTGTCTTGGAAGCAATGAATGATCAAAGGTACGTTGTTCCTGTAAGCTATCATCTTCGTAATATACATGGTTATATGATTTTGTGGACACGAGTCCCCTTGGTATTTCTCAAATACAGGCATCTTGAATTTTGGGGGTATATCCACATCTGGTACCAAGCAAAGATCGTATATACTCTGGACAACTACTTCTTTACCACGCATGTTACTCATCTCTTTTTCCAAAGCCCCGAACCTCTCTTCCCAGTTAACTGCTTTGTCGTCCCCCATCACACTGTCAGAATGATAAATCTGCTCTTCCTGCTGTGGCTCAACATGCACAGTGGGTCCTGCTTGAGTCATAGCAGCCTGAGGAAATAGCTGGCCCATCTGAAAAAAAGGTGAAGTCTGTTGACCATGCGCGAATGGCATTTCAGTAGCACTTGGACGAAAAACCCCATTAGCTGCAAGCGGCATGCCCCAAGGATAGCCTGGAGGCATGGAATACTGAGGAGTAGAAAAGAGACCCTGGGGGCCAAGAGGACGGAAGCCTGAGTTACCCATAGTTGCCATATTACCAGAAGAAAAATCAGTCATCAGAGGCTGGGTGAGGCCGATAGTTGTAGTAGTAGTCGGAGATGGTTGCGGGGGACCCTCAGGTGTAGCTGTGACGACCACAACAGGAGTTGAATTAGAGATTGTTGCTTGCTCTCTCTCAGCCATCATAGTTTCCATCATAAGTGCCATTCTTTCCATCTCTCCCTTGAGGTTAACCAGTTCCTCTCTGAGCTGAGCGTTTTCCTGTTCTGCTGCTAACATCCTCTTCTTGATATGAGCTCGAGTGTTGTGAATGCGAGTGGGTTTGTACTGAATACGCCGGGCCACTTTGCTTCTCTGAGGCAGAAATGAGGAGAGTATGAGACTTGGTTTTGACACTTTTTATgaatgcaatatgatgcatgatatgctatatgccaaaatatgcaatttttatatatatattttttattgaaggacctatagaagcaattttgtaaacataccaacctaaacaaatcacaaaaaaaacaaagttgattacaagataattccctttctaacaacaaagccaagagatagactttcaaagtaaaacaagataattcccttttaacagactgagccaagggatagactccaaAGTAAATAAAGGAAAAACTAGTAAAAGCGTGTAAAACAAACTGAAAGACCATCGAGCTCCTGAAGCGGACTAGTCCTCAAAATCAGAATGTGGACCATCAAAAAGATCCATACGCCTCTTCTTCCTCCCAGGACAAACTTTGTCAAGAAAATCTTCCTTCTTTTGGAGGGCGGCACTCAGTTTAATGTTTTCCTCCTTTTCCTGGCGATTAGCCCGAATTTGTTGATCCAAAAGGCACCTCAAGGTATCACACTCTTGCTCCTTCTTGTGGTACTTCATTTCCCATATGGACTTCTCACGCCTTTCGACATCCAACTGCTTCTAGTACCCTTCTAAAGACTcaggaggtagaggtaaaggtataggtGGGACGGTTCAGGTTGCAAACCTTTGTCGTGGTTATGGCATCCTGAATTTGTTGGCTCGATCAATAACCCATTGAACATAAACTTCATGTGCGATGACCGCTCTCTTTCCTAACTGACTCCTGCTTTTCTTGACAATGGAATACCAAGCTTTCTCGAACTGCACGTTTTGATTCGCACCATCTTTCTTGTAGAGGAAGAAATCCCTATCTAGGATGAGGTACACAGGCTTCATCTCCATATAATACCCAAACTGTCGCCTCGCAAGAATTGGGCTGTAGCTAATTCCTCCCTgcgtaccaagaagaggtacgttGTTGAAATCACCACAACTATCAATGACAAACTCTGGGTCACAAGATGGGTTAAACTAGATTATGTCCTTTGGGGTCCAAGTCATGAGCTTCTGGGACCAAGGGATAGGTTCCGGTCTAATACTGGGACGGGGCAAGGGTGAAGTAATCCAGCGGTGGAGTAAAGGTGTACAACAGACGATGGTCCCCTTTCCATGACTAGTGCGATCGTGAATAGCAACATACGTGTCAGCGAGTAAAACAGGAACCGGGTTTTGGGTTAAGAAGACCCGTATGGCATTCATGTCAACAAACTTGTCAACTCTCGGGAAGAGGACTATACCATAGATAAGCAGGGCAAGGATAGACTCAAAATCATCGGTTTTGGATTTCTCGAAACAAGTGGTGGCCTTTTGGTGAAGGAAGTTGTAAGGTAAGCATGGGATACCGTCTTTGGTTGTGAACTTGTCTTTTATGTCGGCTACTTCAAGGTGAAGGGCTTTTGCGATGGTAGGGATTTTAGGAATGGGCCCAAAGGCATGAAAGGGTACTTCATCGAGCACCGGTAAACCAACCCAATGGGAATACTCCTCTAGAGTTGGGAAAAGCTGAAAGTCTGGGAATGTGAAGCCATGATAAATCGGATCATAGAACTGGACCAAAGTATTGAGAAGCATTACATCCACTTTTGTCTTGAGAATGTCGAGTAAATTACCATACCGCTCCTGAAAATGACCCGGATTTTTCAACATCTTCGTCAAACCCCTCAAACCCTCTAAACTCTCTGCATCCGGTGCCTTGAATTTATACCCATGGGTCCTCCTTCCAACAACCTCCATAACCTATGATGTTTATATAAAACCTATATAAGTCCTTCAATATTTCAATGGAtgagaaaatatgtttatgaatgaatgcatgtatgtatGATAATGCTCAAGTACATAGAATACATGGTGAGGGTAagttccacaatgttggagtcaagggtaacaacgccatttggtaaggactatggtttaaaTTGCACTTGTAACAAAGGTTCTACCAAGGTTCCCAAAGTCATtgaccacttccgaatattatcggataccgagaaaacaaccggtccaacaacgttcgtaggaaagtctcatttgagtgtagtatcgcgtgtcgactaattccgagaaaacacccggttagccaccgcactacatcctaaaaggccaagatgggttaagggttactaaaaGGTTCTTAGCTTCATTGGAAACTTAAGAGTAATAAAGCCTAAATGtgaaaacacacgccgacatataTTACTTCAAGCTCCTTTGCTAAGTGTGGTTATCTCACGTGTGACAAGACACGAGTATACTCTCGGTATGCCACTATGAgtctaccactcctatcttatatttccctcaagctcgggtgtagagctttatctcaccactcacatGAAAGCAATAGCATTTAGGCATGTATTTACAAggcataagaaataataaagcacaagtaaaaaacaagcaaggtgggtttaacccgcgtaagactaagtccccagtgaagtcgccattctgtgctccccgattttcggatatcaaaccattgattgatttgaatcgtcaatctttgaactctcaatttttattcgtgggaagggaaaaaatgagtaaaaacccttatcgagactttggattcgggggttggtttcgaatagggaaggtgttaagcaccctaaacgacttcggtactccgaaggaaccgcttacctagattatcttgtgctaaattcatttggcttacttgaaaaattattacctaaaatctaagtgaaagaatggagggagaagaagtatgtttttggttatttttatttgatttggaaggacaagtcctctgcctaagtaccctttttgggaaagggatcaaaaccgacgtagttccactaaaaaatttctttggtgggttaggttgattttaagatttttttgaaaatggttttaagaagagaaagaggcctcaaggcatgagataaaagaaatgagtgaggttaattgaaagtttgattaagaaataaaggaaaaaagttattaagaaaatgattttgaagttttccatatttgatttttttgagaaaaatgatttttctaaactaacggtgaaaactaacgtaacgtcataaaaacgagcggaaagcggtaaataaattgtggtagtgtcggtgcaagtgtcggtgcttgtgttacctacattattacatcaattcctaaatacaaccctaaggcctttatgccaaaataaaaatgcgagaaataaaattacatcaattccctatttatacacactaaatcaaagacaaaacaaaatgatgagaaaattaaatgtgcatgctatgattcaagacaaaaattaaatcgttagtaacataagaaatatcatggtgaatgagacataagtaataaaaagcaAGGAATTAAGACAAACAataattaagatcatcatataagaaataaacaaaaaaatttaaaagaaaacaaataggatggatttttaaaattagagaaaattaaaatggtgagaacattatttttggaatttttctaaacacaaaaatgtcaaaaaagtgtaaaaaacagtatttaaaaataaagacaattaaaaataagaaatataaaaaaaaaaattggctcagcaggatttaatctggaccgttggatgaatccagaggtccagatctgaatcccaagatctcatcacagccataggatctaagatccaacggttttaaaaataaacagaaaaaaaggaggatatactggaagcacagtgaccgtcagatcaacgatctgacggttcaacaGCAGGCACGCAGTATTCCacacaaaagaaacaaacactcaACCACATACGAGATGCATCATCGGCCGTTAGATCTACGATCTGACGGCCTAGCTATAATCATACTCAATAATACGATGGGACAACACAcatggaattaaaataaatgatgaGGCTATATAAAGTGGTTtcaccaaaaaaacaacataaatcaaacaatccttctctctctaagttaaacttagagagagaagctctcccttctctctaaaaaaacgtcaccggagaagatgaggAGGGGTGgtcggagctgctccggcgcgggGGTCGGCCATAGCGCCGCCGCGTCGgagctttttttaatttttttttgaaatttttttacatcaaaagcttcttctccttctc
Proteins encoded in this window:
- the LOC120578356 gene encoding protein piccolo-like — translated: MFFETLSPCYSEKMIVCASQKFTDLVETGIRIEDWARKGAGSSGGSAGSSANGNKKFGNGYSKRNAQEVGMVAHGGSQPVYPNHPYVANITPQMTAPQNPNYQPPRPQGPSPYYPPLYQLPYNPQQFPQQPYYPQQPYQQRPQYPPQQQPRPQAPYNQQNQKQQFDPIPMTYGALLPSLLAQNLVHTLQPPRIPDPLPRWYRPELHCVYHQGAAGHDVERCYALKKEVQKLLNSKELTFADPDHVAQNNPLPLHGPVVNMIHDCQEDACILYACDIKTPLVPIHVKMCEVALFSHDHEACEVCSVDSRGCMQVQNDVQGLLDKKELVVTKEIKSKSVCVVTPIFRARRPLVINPNSAKPAGTPLVICVPRPVPLSSQKAIPYKYEGTILEPRSETTSSSVVDNIAESSQILRSGRVLPAVVQKNTSIPVEETVKERNTGKGRVGGHPKEVDYEDADEILKLIKRSEYRVVDQLLQTPAKISIMSLLSSSGAHRDALKKVLDQAFVNYDVTLCQFESIVGNVTACNSLSFSDEDLPAEGKKHN